The Ranitomeya imitator isolate aRanImi1 chromosome 6, aRanImi1.pri, whole genome shotgun sequence genome window below encodes:
- the VPS4B gene encoding vacuolar protein sorting-associated protein 4B, translated as MAANGTLQKAIDLASKASQEDKAGNYEEALRLYQAAVQYFLHVVKYESQGEKAKQSIRSKCIEYLDRAEQLKAYLKKSEKAPPKPVKEGAPRAEEKGNESDDGDSEDPEKKKMQSQLQGAIVMEKPNVKWNDVAGLEGAKEALKEAVILPIKFPHLFTGKRTPWRGILLFGPPGTGKSYLAKAVATEANNSTFFSISSSDLVSKWLGESEKLVKNLFQLAREHKPSIIFIDEIDSLCGSRSENESEAARRIKTEFLVQMQGVGVDNEGILVLGATNIPWVLDSAIRRRFEKRIYIPLPEAHARTDMFKLHLGTTPHSLTDADFRDLGKRTNGYSGADISIIVRDALMQPVRKVQSATHFKKVQGKSPLDPNVICNDLLTPCSPGDPNAIEMTWVDVPGNKLLESVVSMPDMLRSQANTKPTVNDQDLEKLKKFTEDFGQEG; from the exons AAAGCTATTGATCTGGCAAGCAAAGCATCTCAGGAAGACAAAGCGGGAAACTATGAGGAAGCTCTTCGATTATATCAAGCTGCCGTGCAGTATTTTCTTCATGTGGTAAAAT ATGAATCACAAGGTGAAAAAGCAAAACAGAGCATCAGGTCAAAGTGCATAGAATATCTTGACCGAGCAGAACAGCTGAAAGCCTACCTGAAGAAAAGTGAAAAGGCGCCCCCGAAACCAGTAAAGGAAGGAGCTCCTCGAGCTGAAGAGAAAGG AAATGAAAGTGATGATGGAGATTCAGAGGACccagaaaaaaagaaaatgcagAGCCAACTTCAAG GCGCTATTGTCATGGAAAAACCAAACGTGAAGTGGAATGATGTTGCTGGACTGGAAGGTGCCAAAGAGGCACTGAAAGAAGCTGTAATTTTACCAATCAAATTTCCTCATTTGTTTACAG GCAAGAGAACTCCCTGGCGAGGAATACTTCTTTTTGGACCACCAGGAACAGGGAAGTCTTACTTGGCTAAGGCTGTGGCTACAGAGGCAAACAACTCCACATTCTTTTCAATATCTTCCTCAGATCTGGTTTCCAAATGGCTGGGAGAAAGTGAAAA GTTAGTGAAGAATTTATTTCAGCTCGCCAGGGAACACAAGCCTTCAATCATCTTCATTGATGAAATTGATTCACTTTGTGGCTCCAGAAGTGAGAATGAAAGTGAGGCCGCCCGGAGGATTAAAACTGAATTCTTGGTCCAGATGCAAG gtGTTGGTGTTGACAATGAAGGTATTTTAGTACTTGGAGCCACAAATATACCCTGGGTGTTGGATTCTGCAATTAGGAGACG ATTTGAAAAGCGAATTTATATCCCTTTACCGGAAGCACATGCCCGGACTGATATGTTTAAACTCCATCTTGGAACAACTCCACACAGTCTTACGGATGCAGACTTCAGAGATCTTGGAAAAAGAACAAATGGGTATTCTGGTGCAGACATTAGCATCATTGTACGGGATGCCTTAATGCAACCAGTCAGAAAAGTTCAGTCCGCTACCCACTTTAAAAAG GTTCAAGGTAAATCCCCACTCGATCCTAATGTTATTTGCAATGATTTACTTACTCCATGTTCTCCCGGGGATCCTAACGCGATAGAAATGACATGGGTGGACGTTCCTGGAAATAAGTTATTGGAGTCAGTTGTAAGCATG CCTGACATGCTTAGGTCACAAGCTAACACGAAACCTACTGTAAATGATCAGGATTTGGAGAAATTAAAGAAATTCACAGAAGACTTCGGACAGGAAGGTTAA